gttcaataggatttaggtttGGTGACTGGgaaggccattccatgataggcAACATTCCAAACTTTCTACAGACTTTAACTACAGAAccttcttccactcattcaatgtccagttcttgtgtatttttgtctttgactttttttttgtcacaaagAAACTTAAGGTGTCTCAAAACTCGTAAAAGACTAGATGTTTCTACACATTTGACAGCCTTTGTATACTTACCTGGAAAAGGTTTGAGAAAAGCATCAATATATTTCACCACCATGACGtggaaaagattttatttactttttaatattgtctctgtctgttattctttataaataaatgcgAGGCCCATGGTGTCAGTATTCATCCTATTGTTCATAAGAACGTATTAAGTTTCTGTCAAACGTGCCTGTATATTTACAAGCACAAAGCCCACGAGAAACAAAGGCTTTTTATAATGAGAGCCAGTCAAATTCAGTGAGCCCTGACACACCTGCTGCACACACACGAGAAATGGAATTGTTGCAGCAAGTCACCTGTGTAGGGAATTAAATGGAATAATAAATGACGTTTTTCTAAATGCTGTCAAACACCTTTcgcttcttcttttctttatttcaccaTCAGTTGTCTTGAGGTTTGTTTAAACTGATGACTTAGTTCTCATTCAGATATATTTCTTATACACATCATGAGCCAAACAGCTCGTATCCCTCATTCAGATATGCACCATCACACTCGCACTCTTCAATGGATTCATTTTCCTCCAGGGTTCTGCTGAGATCCGTGAGCACTTGTAGTTTTCCTTCTCCCTGACCAAGCAGTGGTGCTGTACTGACCAACGTTCCTGCTTTATTGACCACAGCTATTCGTTTTTTCATTCGCTGTCCACTTCATGTGTGTTGATAAAGTATCTAGAGATCATTACTGGTTCCAGACAGCAGCTGGATTTGCAGCTGGATTTAGTCAATAACTTGTGCGCTGATCAGCAGAGTGCAAATACCACTTCCAGTTTATTCAGGGTTCACACTGAAGTCCTAACCTGATTAATTTCTAACCTTTTCCAAAAGGGAATTGTTGACTTTTGAAtaaatggggttttttttttggcttgttttttttaagatgaatTAAATATCTTTagatatataaatgatatatattttttattttattttacattaggGAAGAGTGTTCTTTGGCTGATAACTAGTCTTGTTTTTGCACTAAACATATCTTGGAATTATGCCCACAACATTTCTACCTTGGTCTCATCGGACAATTAATCATTTTGCCACATAGTAGGATGGTtcagggtttatttattttttattttttttatttatttttttgggaaaGGGGGCATCGCTTCTGTCCAGCCACCATGCCCTACAGcatagatataaaaataacagaCTGTTGTCACATGTATGGGACAGTACTTAACAGATATTCTTGCAGCTTCTTTAGTTTTGCTGTAAATTTTTGGTAAACTAATTTACTTCTTGgtttcatttcattaaataaaacgAGTATAGTCGGGATTTGAGTCTGTAGCAGGTTACAAAAGACTTATTTCAAAGATGACTACTGCCTGTATTGAGATAGAAagtgtctttttcttttattaagtAGGCAGTTAGCAAgctaatgaataataaataagacTGGAGTTTACTTTATGAATGGTAATGATTACTGGGTGTTTTCAAAGAGGTGTGTCTGTAAGTAAATGATGCAGAAAAAGGcacttttatgatttatttattttttaatacagacATCGGcatttacattataatatatttaaaaaaaaaaaattgactctATTAGCCAAATgtaattgttgttttgttgaaatgttttattataacattttgaaTGAATGTTAATGATTTCACTGAGAGATCTTTTTATtaagagatttttttaatattatttttatatatatttttaatatggtTTTATGCCAGGTGTTTGTCCTTTGGCTCAGAATGAAGCCATCTCTTCGATTTACACCGTTAACAGCCTCCAACCTCGTGTTGATAGAAAGCCAGGAAAACGATGCACCCCAGGCAGCTACATTAACtacttttaaaaaagtattcGTACGACTGAAAATTCTAACTCTCgatattattctttatttaatcagGTCTTCACAACACAGTGCTCTTCTGCTCCCTCCATGACCCCGCCACGACCCATCCCGCTGGCCACGTCACCAACAAGGTCACTGCCGCGTGTGCCGTTAAAGTGGAACTCGGCCGTTTCAGTAGTGATTAGTTTGAGTTATAAAGATGGAGACCTATTTTATGTTCCTTTCAATTTCAATGCCAAGCCATTAGTTtaggattgtgtttgtgtggatgtGGCTTTGCAGACGGTGTCCGTGTGGGGAAGTGGAGGAAGAATAGAGCTGTCAGTGGCCAAGTTTATGGCCCTGCAGGCAGCTATCCAGCCAGACTGTTATGAGAGCATGGCGGATGGGGAGACGTGGCAGGAGACAACGTCCCGGAAGAGGGTGCGTAAAGCAGTGGAGCGCACTCTCGCACATTTGGATGCGTGTCTCGAATTGCACCACAAAACGCAGGTACAGTACACTACATCGGCTCACTCCAGTACAACAGACTCTGAGGTGAAATCGTCCCTCTCCACAGTAATTGTGCCAATTACAGCAAGCAATTTTTGAGCAACATTTTTGTTGCTTCCAGCAAAATGTTAATGAGTTCAAATTAGTTTCATTAACACAACCTGGATTAGGAGCTTACTTTGGGCTCTTTACTGCTCCGGGCATCAATATTGCTTTGCATTTGTTGGATCGTTTCCTGCTAAATCATGGCAGCATTTGCTTTATTAATTATAGAATATTGCATATATATTCTTGCATATCATTTggtggcaataaaaaaaaaaatcccatcctcggttataatttatttatttatttttttgcatttttgcacaAACTGtcataaaaatattacattttaaaaggcATCGCAAGCCGGATTTGACAAATGACCTAAACCAAAGGGTTAGTAAATATCAGGCGTACAAAAGCTCTCTTCGATTTGCAGGCAGGTTTGAGTTCACTTATGCTTTAAGACAGTTTGTGGCCTAATTTTGAAGTGCTGGGTGGTGCAGGGTAACATTTTTATTCCTTAAAACCTTCTTCAAGTTTATGTCGAGTTTAATAATTACAGTTTCTTTCATTAACCTGAAAGGATTACACATATGCATATTCTCCATCCACCATGTGCAATGTATGTGATATTACAACAGAATTTTGACTAGCATAGCTGTATATGAATCAGGTACCACTTATATTTTGTACTTCCTTAACTCACTTACGATGGAAGTCAAGGGGCGGCTGTTGCTAAACAAATGATCATTCTCAAGTAAATAGCAGAATTAGAACAATACTGTGAGAGTTTTCAGCAACATTTCTGAATAATTCTAGTTGCTGATATTTTCCATAAGGTTTTGTAGTATCAACCTCTGACaaagtagtttatttttttatttttttttaaaccagactgGATACCGATACAGGTTTTTGATCGTAATTCAGAACAAGCTTAACCGTCTACGGACTGATTGCTTTATCTTCAATTTATTTATCATCGatcataattatttttcaatagGAACTAAAAGGGTCGGAGATATTCGGCGTGGTGGAGGGAGGTGATATCTTGGAGGAGAGAACGAGGTCAGCACGTGAGACGGCCAAgcggcccgtggctggatttgTCCTGGATGGCTTCCAGTCCACCTCCATGGAGCAAAAGCTGAGGGAGCAGCTGATCACAGCAGTGACTGCTGAGCTGCCTCAGGATAAACCGAGGTATAACTCACCCTAAAGCCCCACTCTCGTATcacatgctttgtgtacatgTTTCTCTCGGCTGGAGACCGAGTGCTTGTGCTCTGTGCTTCACTTCTCTCCCATCACTGATTGCATGCCCTCAGACCCTGCACAGCCGCTCCTCACTCCAGGGGCCTCAGTGGCCATGATGCAGAAGGAGGGAGCAGAGTTTTAAGAACAAACTTTGACAATGTTCTGACGGTGGAATGTAGGACAACGCTTCAGTCATCTCAGTCATAAGCCAGCAGGCTGTGCAGGGAGTCGGAATGACAAAATATGTTATGTCTCTTTTAGAAATATCTAGTACCAAAACTGGGCGgtgattaaattaattttttatatccaAATATAATTTGGAACTTTACAACAGAGCTGGTCGAGGAGTGTTTGTACTGAAGCTCCTGCCTTCCGCTTCCCAATAACGAGCCCTCTTTCATCCCCTTGGATCTTTTTTTCAATCACCATCTAGAGCCTAATAGTTGCCACAGAGCTTGTGGGGAAGCTTCTCTGAAAAGCATCAAAACCTCATCAAAAGTCCAGTCGACTCTAGACTCTAGACTAGGGCTTGTTAGCCAGACATTTTTCACATACACTTGTGGAGCCAGGTAACAGTGTGCACCACAAGCTCATGAAAAGCTGGGTCAAGTACACACATGCTCAtcgtcttttttttccagagctgTGTCAAGGTCATTGTTATTCGTGCAGCTGCTTGAAGAATATATAAATGCAACAAattattgacaaaaaaatacagctattattgtGTATCATTAATCTgcattagggatgtgcatct
This sequence is a window from Silurus meridionalis isolate SWU-2019-XX chromosome 21, ASM1480568v1, whole genome shotgun sequence. Protein-coding genes within it:
- the qtrt2 gene encoding queuine tRNA-ribosyltransferase accessory subunit 2 isoform X4, yielding MTPPRPIPLATSPTRSLPRVPLKWNSAVSVDCVCVDVALQTVSVWGSGGRIELSVAKFMALQAAIQPDCYESMADGETWQETTSRKRVRKAVERTLAHLDACLELHHKTQELKGSEIFGVVEGGDILEERTRSARETAKRPVAGFVLDGFQSTSMEQKLREQLITAVTAELPQDKPRLVKGVGCPDEVLACVEAGVDLFEGFFPFQVTERGCALCFNYTISPDPETAGTSPPTVLELNGEKPAVEELKENGENSPKNMTRFEINLKDTRYRDDFRPLVDGCSCYSCKNHKRAYIHHLLVTNELLAGVLLMLHNTAHYLGFFCALREAVATDRLQDLKSKVLETHVG